One window of Pseudomonas sp. FP198 genomic DNA carries:
- a CDS encoding arylesterase encodes MRVWFLSAGLALMCMVQNAAAGTVLIVGDSISAAFGLDTRQGWVSLLEQRLKAEGFDDKVVNASISGDTSAGGLARLPTLLAAHKPELVVLELGGNDGLRGQPPTQLQQNLAAMIDSSRASGAKVLLLGMQLPPNYGRRYTEAFSKVYSTLAEEKKVPLVPFFLKDVGGVQGMMQGDGLHPSVAAQGKLLENVWPTLKPLL; translated from the coding sequence ATGCGAGTGTGGTTTTTGAGTGCCGGCCTGGCCTTGATGTGCATGGTCCAGAACGCAGCGGCGGGTACAGTCCTGATCGTTGGCGATAGTATCAGCGCGGCTTTCGGCCTGGATACCCGCCAAGGCTGGGTGTCGTTGCTGGAACAACGGCTCAAGGCCGAGGGTTTCGACGATAAAGTGGTCAATGCATCGATCAGCGGCGACACCAGCGCAGGCGGCCTGGCGCGCCTGCCGACGCTGCTTGCAGCCCATAAGCCGGAGCTGGTGGTCCTGGAGTTGGGAGGCAACGATGGCCTGCGTGGACAGCCGCCAACACAATTGCAACAAAACCTTGCAGCGATGATCGACAGCTCCCGCGCCAGCGGTGCCAAGGTGCTTTTGCTGGGCATGCAGCTGCCGCCGAACTATGGGCGACGCTACACCGAGGCTTTCTCGAAGGTCTACAGCACCTTGGCCGAGGAGAAAAAAGTCCCGCTGGTGCCGTTTTTCCTCAAGGATGTCGGCGGCGTGCAGGGAATGATGCAGGGCGACGGATTGCACCCGTCCGTCGCGGCCCAGGGCAAGTTGCTGGAAAATGTCTGGCCGACGCTGAAACCGCTGCTTTGA
- a CDS encoding ABC transporter ATP-binding protein, which yields MGSSILTAKDLSKVVPSAEGELTILHELSLELNKGDSLAIVGASGSGKSTLLGLLAGLDLPSSGEVTLAGQALSALDEDQRARVRAEHVGFVFQSFQLLDSLNALENVMLPLELDGRKDARERATQLLQRVGLGQRLTHSPRQLSGGEQQRVAIARAFAAEPDVLFADEPTGNLDSHTGERISDLLFELNKERGTTLVLVTHDERLAHRCRRLIRLEAGLMVAPLEP from the coding sequence ATGGGCTCAAGCATTCTCACCGCGAAGGACCTTAGCAAAGTGGTTCCCAGCGCGGAAGGTGAACTGACCATCCTGCACGAACTCAGCCTGGAACTGAACAAGGGCGACAGCCTGGCCATCGTCGGCGCGTCCGGTTCCGGCAAATCCACGCTCCTTGGGCTGCTGGCCGGCCTCGACCTGCCCAGCAGCGGTGAAGTAACCCTCGCCGGCCAAGCCCTCAGCGCACTGGACGAAGACCAGCGCGCCCGGGTTCGCGCCGAACACGTCGGTTTCGTTTTCCAGTCGTTCCAACTGCTCGACAGCCTCAACGCGCTGGAAAACGTCATGCTGCCGCTGGAACTGGATGGCCGCAAGGATGCCCGGGAACGCGCCACGCAACTACTGCAACGAGTCGGTCTCGGCCAACGACTGACGCATTCGCCGCGCCAGCTCTCGGGCGGCGAACAGCAACGCGTCGCGATTGCCCGCGCCTTTGCCGCCGAGCCCGACGTGCTGTTCGCCGATGAGCCGACCGGCAATCTCGACAGCCACACCGGCGAACGCATCAGCGATCTGCTGTTCGAGCTGAACAAGGAACGCGGCACCACCCTGGTGCTGGTGACCCATGACGAACGCCTGGCCCATCGCTGCCGGCGCCTGATCCGACTTGAAGCCGGCCTGATGGTCGCGCCCCTGGAGCCTTGA